One region of Haloprofundus salilacus genomic DNA includes:
- a CDS encoding nicotinate phosphoribosyltransferase, translated as MSDSEFDIVGPEAIREGRATDAYFDRTETTLRHAGKNPAVVAEVTADQFPSGEFELLAGVKDAAALLASLGVRVDALPEGALFDGGPVMRIEGNYLDFARFETSLLGFLSHASGVATAALETRVAAPESNVLSFGARHVHPSIAAMVERSALLGGLDGFSHVAAGDVLGREASGTMPHALLLCFGRGNQEEAWRAFDEAVPEDVPRVALCDTFSDEKDEVVRAAEVLGDRLSGVRLDTTSSRRGDFRHIVREVRWELEARDVDGIDIFVSGGLGPADLRQLRDVVDGFGVGGYVSNADPVDFALDIVEIEGEAIAKRGKLSGVKEVYRTPDGRHHVGLRGADAPVDGESLLEPLVRGGEVVRSFDIDAAAERALADAARTGFGAE; from the coding sequence ATGAGCGACAGCGAGTTCGACATCGTCGGTCCGGAGGCCATCCGCGAGGGCCGCGCGACCGACGCCTACTTCGACCGAACCGAGACGACGCTCCGGCACGCGGGCAAAAACCCCGCCGTCGTCGCCGAAGTCACCGCCGACCAGTTTCCCTCCGGAGAGTTCGAGTTACTCGCTGGCGTGAAAGACGCCGCCGCGCTGTTGGCCTCGCTCGGCGTGCGCGTCGACGCGCTCCCCGAGGGAGCGCTGTTCGACGGCGGCCCGGTGATGCGCATCGAAGGTAACTACCTCGACTTCGCCCGCTTCGAGACGTCGCTTCTGGGCTTTCTCTCTCACGCCTCCGGCGTCGCCACCGCCGCGCTGGAGACGCGCGTCGCCGCGCCGGAGTCGAACGTGCTCTCGTTCGGCGCGCGCCACGTCCACCCCTCCATCGCGGCGATGGTCGAGCGGAGTGCCCTCCTCGGGGGACTCGACGGCTTCTCGCACGTCGCCGCCGGCGACGTGCTCGGCCGGGAGGCTAGCGGGACGATGCCCCACGCGCTCCTGCTCTGCTTCGGCCGCGGCAATCAGGAGGAAGCGTGGCGGGCGTTCGACGAGGCGGTTCCCGAGGACGTCCCGCGCGTCGCGCTCTGCGACACCTTCTCCGACGAGAAAGACGAGGTCGTTCGGGCGGCGGAGGTGCTCGGCGACCGGCTCTCGGGCGTCCGCCTCGACACGACGAGTTCGCGCCGCGGCGACTTCCGCCACATCGTCCGCGAGGTTCGCTGGGAACTAGAGGCCCGCGACGTCGACGGCATCGACATCTTCGTCAGCGGCGGTCTCGGCCCGGCGGACCTCCGACAGCTCCGCGACGTGGTCGACGGCTTCGGCGTCGGCGGCTACGTCTCGAACGCCGACCCCGTCGACTTCGCGCTCGACATCGTCGAAATCGAGGGCGAGGCTATCGCTAAACGCGGAAAGCTCTCGGGCGTCAAAGAAGTGTATCGGACGCCCGACGGCCGCCACCACGTTGGTCTCCGCGGCGCGGACGCTCCAGTCGACGGCGAATCGCTCTTAGAACCGCTGGTTCGCGGCGGCGAAGTCGTCCGGTCGTTCGACATCGACGCGGCCGCCGAACGTGCGCTGGCCGACGCGGCGCGAACCGGCTTCGGCGCGGAGTGA
- a CDS encoding TIGR00296 family protein, with translation MSEAQTIRLSYEDGARAVELARESVESFVLHGQREQPGSMRDAFYARTGAFVRLQSTRGRRQLRGCAGAYRGKDQLGHAIVDAAIQAASGDSCGSEVEPPELPNLNISVCIVNDHILTNDPLTDLELGTHGVAVDSGGQHGWLYPTIPVENGWSKEEYLTRVCRKARLSPFAWQDEETMVTLFEGQVFRERSDGGSVQEL, from the coding sequence ATGTCCGAGGCGCAGACCATACGCCTCTCCTACGAGGATGGGGCTCGGGCCGTCGAACTCGCTCGAGAGTCGGTCGAATCGTTCGTCTTGCACGGCCAACGAGAGCAACCGGGGAGCATGCGTGACGCGTTCTATGCTCGAACGGGCGCGTTCGTACGGCTACAGTCCACACGTGGACGACGACAACTCCGCGGGTGTGCAGGAGCGTATCGAGGGAAAGACCAACTCGGCCACGCGATAGTCGACGCCGCCATCCAAGCGGCGTCGGGCGACTCGTGTGGCTCGGAAGTCGAACCGCCCGAACTCCCGAATCTGAACATTTCGGTCTGCATCGTCAACGACCACATCCTCACCAACGACCCACTCACTGACCTCGAACTCGGTACCCACGGGGTCGCCGTCGACAGCGGCGGGCAGCACGGCTGGCTCTACCCGACGATTCCCGTCGAGAACGGCTGGAGCAAGGAGGAGTACCTCACGCGCGTCTGCCGGAAGGCGCGTCTCTCCCCGTTCGCGTGGCAGGACGAAGAGACGATGGTGACGCTGTTCGAGGGCCAAGTGTTCCGCGAGCGGTCCGACGGCGGTAGCGTCCAGGAACTCTGA
- a CDS encoding heavy metal translocating P-type ATPase has protein sequence MTDSRPDNTDDCGCCSAHDDHASDSPRRHDASSSTTRESGDGDEATLRLSVPEMDCPSCAGKVERSVETLDGVDRIDPQPTTGTLLVDYDPERTTPEAVSERVEAAGYTVETTARETLSVPEMDCPSCAGKVENALKSTPGIVAVETQPTTGRVEVTYDPDRVSRGGLVAAVESAGYSVEETTDSTDSIWRTSRALKTWAGAVLLLGGVLFEWVLPGLDSTLFTLGYDVTVAWLFFLGAAAVAGQEIVRNGYYSAKNRSLDIDFLMGTGVVGAILVGLPFEAATLAVLFSVAELLERYSMDRARNSLETLMELSPDTATVLRDGEETTAPVEDVAVGETVVVRPGEKVPLDGTVTDGQSAVDESPITGESVPVDKAPGDEVFAGSIAAEGYLEVETTATADESTLSRVIEMVEDAQRGQTESEQFVDRFANYYTPVVVAAAVVTTVASPFVLGVGWSEAFTRGLTLLVIACPCAFVISTPVSVVSGITSAARNGVLIKGGQHLESMGRVRAVAFDKTGTLTTGELGVTDVIALNGNDETEVLRCARAVEQRSEHPIATAIVDHAEREGVADRDVDNFESITGKGVKANLDGRTHYAGKPGLFGDLGFDLEHAHVETDGGIADGGVVAEEVATETKDCTHGAYLDLVNETIPRLQAEGKTVIVVGTEDELEGVVAIADTVRPEAKRAVARLHELGVERVVMLTGDNEHTARVIGEQVGVDDVRADLLPEQKVDAVDALREEYEHVAMVGDGVNDAPALATATVGIAMGAAGTDTALETADVALMGDDLSRMPYLYDLSTRAGRVIRQNIWSSLAVKAILAVGAPLGIVQVIHAVVIGDMGMSLGVTGNALRLANVQPEDSAPEAVAARSAD, from the coding sequence ATGACTGATTCACGCCCGGACAACACCGACGACTGTGGGTGTTGCTCGGCGCACGACGACCATGCCTCCGACTCGCCACGCCGTCACGACGCGTCTTCTTCTACGACTCGCGAGAGCGGCGACGGCGACGAGGCGACGCTCCGTCTCTCTGTGCCGGAGATGGACTGCCCCTCCTGCGCCGGGAAGGTCGAGCGCAGCGTCGAGACGCTCGACGGCGTCGACCGAATCGACCCGCAACCGACGACCGGTACGCTGCTCGTCGACTACGACCCCGAACGAACGACGCCCGAGGCGGTCAGCGAGCGGGTTGAGGCCGCGGGTTACACCGTCGAGACGACGGCCCGAGAGACGCTCTCGGTGCCGGAGATGGACTGTCCCTCGTGCGCCGGAAAGGTCGAGAACGCTCTGAAGTCGACGCCGGGAATCGTCGCCGTCGAGACGCAGCCGACCACCGGCCGCGTCGAGGTGACGTACGATCCGGACCGCGTCTCCCGCGGCGGCCTCGTCGCCGCCGTCGAGTCGGCGGGCTACTCGGTCGAGGAGACCACGGACTCGACGGACTCGATCTGGCGAACCAGCCGCGCGCTCAAGACGTGGGCCGGGGCCGTCCTCCTTCTCGGCGGCGTCCTCTTCGAGTGGGTGCTGCCGGGACTGGACTCGACGCTGTTCACCCTCGGCTACGACGTGACGGTGGCGTGGCTGTTTTTCCTCGGTGCGGCTGCGGTTGCCGGACAGGAGATCGTCCGCAACGGCTACTACTCCGCGAAGAATCGCAGCCTCGATATCGACTTCCTGATGGGAACCGGCGTCGTCGGCGCGATACTCGTCGGTCTGCCGTTCGAGGCGGCGACGCTCGCGGTGCTGTTCAGCGTCGCCGAACTGCTCGAACGGTACTCGATGGACCGTGCGCGCAACTCGCTGGAGACGCTGATGGAACTGTCGCCCGATACGGCGACGGTGCTGAGAGACGGTGAAGAGACCACAGCCCCCGTCGAGGACGTGGCCGTCGGCGAGACGGTGGTCGTCCGTCCAGGCGAGAAGGTGCCACTCGACGGCACCGTCACCGACGGCCAGAGCGCCGTCGACGAGTCGCCCATCACGGGCGAGTCGGTTCCGGTGGACAAGGCACCCGGAGACGAGGTGTTCGCCGGGAGCATCGCCGCCGAGGGCTATCTGGAGGTGGAGACGACCGCGACCGCCGACGAGTCGACGCTCTCGCGGGTCATCGAGATGGTCGAGGACGCCCAGCGCGGCCAGACCGAGAGCGAGCAGTTCGTCGACCGCTTCGCGAACTACTACACGCCGGTCGTCGTCGCCGCCGCCGTCGTGACGACGGTCGCCTCGCCGTTCGTCCTCGGCGTCGGGTGGAGCGAAGCGTTCACCCGCGGTCTGACGCTCCTGGTCATCGCCTGCCCCTGCGCGTTCGTCATCTCGACGCCCGTCTCTGTCGTCTCCGGTATCACGAGCGCTGCGCGCAACGGCGTGCTCATCAAGGGGGGCCAGCACCTCGAATCGATGGGTCGCGTCCGTGCCGTCGCCTTCGACAAGACGGGGACGCTCACGACGGGCGAACTCGGCGTCACCGATGTCATCGCGCTTAACGGCAACGACGAGACCGAGGTCCTCCGCTGCGCCCGTGCCGTCGAACAGCGCAGCGAGCACCCCATCGCGACGGCCATCGTCGACCACGCTGAACGCGAGGGCGTCGCCGACCGCGACGTCGATAACTTCGAGTCCATCACCGGCAAGGGCGTGAAGGCGAACCTCGACGGCCGGACCCACTACGCGGGGAAACCCGGTCTCTTCGGCGACCTCGGGTTCGACCTCGAACACGCCCACGTCGAGACCGACGGGGGGATTGCCGACGGGGGCGTCGTCGCGGAGGAAGTCGCGACCGAGACGAAAGACTGCACGCACGGCGCGTACCTCGACCTCGTCAACGAGACGATTCCACGCCTCCAGGCCGAGGGCAAGACGGTCATCGTCGTCGGCACCGAAGACGAACTGGAGGGCGTCGTCGCCATCGCCGACACCGTTCGTCCGGAGGCCAAGCGCGCCGTCGCCCGACTCCACGAACTCGGCGTCGAACGCGTCGTGATGCTCACCGGCGACAACGAGCACACCGCTCGCGTCATCGGCGAGCAGGTCGGCGTCGACGACGTTCGCGCGGACCTCCTCCCCGAACAGAAGGTCGACGCCGTCGACGCACTGCGCGAGGAGTACGAACACGTCGCCATGGTCGGCGACGGCGTCAACGACGCGCCCGCGCTCGCCACCGCTACCGTCGGCATAGCGATGGGCGCGGCCGGCACGGACACGGCGCTCGAAACGGCGGACGTGGCGCTGATGGGCGACGACCTCTCGCGCATGCCGTACCTCTACGACCTCTCGACGCGCGCCGGTCGCGTCATCCGCCAGAACATCTGGAGTTCGCTGGCCGTCAAGGCGATTCTCGCCGTCGGCGCGCCGCTCGGAATCGTGCAGGTCATCCACGCCGTCGTCATCGGCGACATGGGGATGAGCCTCGGCGTCACGGGCAACGCGCTCCGACTTGCCAACGTCCAACCGGAGGACAGCGCGCCGGAGGCCGTCGCCGCCCGAAGCGCCGACTGA
- a CDS encoding matrixin family metalloprotease — MPSRLQTLAVVALLLVAGCLGPLTDGGSSSDVPLPGSSSTSTERGGATADTGANPWGDDPIVVAIDNRGEPGREFAPLVRDATNYWETNAERYAGFNVSYRVAPDAENPDIVVQFVDEVPSCDNVTHAAGCAPRITDSRQIQRPENVSVRTGLSNESTTLVLQHEFGHTLGLGHDDKPADVMAASSVLYTEPQPNATERAFPWTDPEFTVHVDAENASDPDGAREQIRQAFEYYEDGADGSVPGNLTFEYVDSPDDADVTIRFADGSACRPSIDSGSCAVTSGPDPDGDDKMEHYDRLDITLVDLDTDAVGWHVGTWFAYGLGAEEASEKPEPFQDASPSDKRSDWWE, encoded by the coding sequence ATGCCGTCTCGACTGCAAACGCTCGCTGTCGTGGCTCTCCTCCTCGTCGCGGGGTGTCTCGGTCCCCTCACCGACGGGGGAAGTTCGTCCGACGTGCCGCTCCCCGGCAGTTCCTCGACGTCGACCGAACGCGGCGGTGCGACGGCCGACACCGGCGCGAATCCGTGGGGCGACGACCCGATAGTCGTCGCCATCGATAACCGCGGCGAACCCGGACGCGAGTTCGCGCCCCTCGTCCGCGACGCGACCAACTACTGGGAGACGAACGCCGAACGGTACGCCGGGTTCAACGTCTCCTACCGCGTCGCGCCCGACGCCGAGAACCCCGACATTGTCGTCCAGTTCGTCGACGAGGTGCCGAGCTGCGACAACGTCACCCACGCCGCCGGGTGCGCGCCGCGAATCACCGACTCGCGGCAGATTCAGCGCCCCGAGAACGTCTCGGTTCGGACCGGTCTCTCAAACGAGTCGACGACGCTCGTGCTCCAACACGAGTTCGGCCACACGCTCGGTCTCGGCCACGACGACAAACCGGCGGACGTGATGGCCGCCTCGTCGGTGCTGTACACCGAACCGCAACCGAACGCGACCGAACGGGCGTTCCCGTGGACCGACCCCGAGTTCACCGTCCACGTCGACGCCGAGAACGCCTCCGACCCCGACGGCGCCCGCGAACAGATTCGCCAGGCGTTCGAGTACTACGAAGACGGTGCTGACGGGAGCGTCCCCGGTAACCTGACGTTCGAGTACGTCGACTCGCCCGACGACGCCGACGTGACGATTCGCTTCGCCGACGGGTCGGCATGCCGCCCTAGCATCGATTCCGGGTCATGTGCCGTCACCTCCGGGCCGGACCCCGATGGCGACGATAAAATGGAGCACTACGACCGTCTCGACATCACGCTCGTCGACCTCGACACCGACGCCGTCGGCTGGCACGTCGGCACGTGGTTCGCCTACGGTCTGGGCGCGGAGGAGGCCTCCGAGAAACCCGAACCGTTCCAGGACGCCAGTCCCAGCGACAAGCGAAGCGACTGGTGGGAGTGA